The proteins below come from a single Pedobacter aquae genomic window:
- a CDS encoding Dabb family protein: protein MLTHHVLFWLKADTTEDQKKAFRKGLESLEKVETVKSIFIGTPAPIERAVVDTTYTFSLITLFEDLAGHDVYQTHPVHLAFLDEFRVLFEKVIIYDSI from the coding sequence ATGCTAACTCATCACGTATTATTTTGGCTTAAAGCCGATACAACCGAAGATCAAAAAAAGGCATTCCGCAAAGGATTAGAATCTTTAGAAAAAGTAGAAACTGTTAAATCTATTTTTATTGGTACACCAGCACCTATAGAAAGAGCGGTGGTAGATACTACATACACCTTCTCTTTAATCACTCTATTTGAAGACCTAGCAGGCCATGATGTTTATCAAACACATCCTGTTCATCTAGCTTTCTTAGACGAGTTTAGAGTTTTATTTGAAAAAGTAATCATTTACGATTCTATTTAA
- a CDS encoding Fic family protein: MPNIAFEKNKLVSFDSKNINTDIWGVWEVDLSYREDYNLVFERLNVKLEKLKASRPLSTSALNKIKESLVLEWTYNSNSIEGNTLNLRETQLIIQEGITIKGKSLREHFEAYNHDKAIDYLYGLVDEKYQLRAIDILSLHGLVLKSIEDDFAGRLRNGGVRISGANFIPPNANKVSDLVDELIGFVNDNPLGLNDIELATVFHHKFVWIHPFLMVMEEQYV; the protein is encoded by the coding sequence TTGCCAAATATAGCTTTTGAGAAAAATAAATTAGTATCGTTTGATAGTAAAAATATAAATACCGATATTTGGGGAGTGTGGGAAGTAGATTTATCATATAGAGAAGACTATAATTTAGTTTTTGAGCGGCTAAACGTTAAGCTAGAAAAGCTTAAGGCTAGCAGGCCTTTGTCCACAAGCGCCCTTAATAAAATAAAAGAGAGTTTAGTTTTAGAATGGACTTATAATTCTAACTCAATAGAAGGTAATACGCTTAATTTAAGAGAAACACAGCTGATAATTCAAGAAGGGATAACCATCAAAGGGAAATCTTTAAGAGAGCATTTTGAAGCTTATAACCATGATAAAGCTATTGATTATTTATATGGTTTGGTAGATGAAAAGTATCAGTTAAGGGCTATTGATATTCTTTCTTTACATGGTTTGGTCTTAAAAAGTATTGAGGATGATTTTGCTGGGAGGTTAAGAAATGGTGGTGTAAGAATTTCTGGTGCTAACTTTATTCCGCCTAATGCAAATAAGGTTTCAGATTTGGTTGATGAACTTATTGGCTTTGTGAATGATAATCCTTTAGGTTTAAATGATATAGAATTAGCTACGGTTTTTCATCACAAATTTGTTTGGATTCATCCTTTTTTGATGGTAATGGAAGAACAGTACGTTTAG
- a CDS encoding Fic family protein, with protein MNLLLMRKGFPPAIILKNDRKKYYEALNQANNGNYSKLILLITQAVERTLNIYLNAMPGADDGFMEIASLVQEPNFGYGQEYISLLARRGKIDAYKEGKNWLTSKEAVLEYMANRKRKR; from the coding sequence ATGAATTTATTATTAATGCGAAAAGGCTTTCCGCCTGCTATCATTTTAAAAAACGATAGAAAAAAGTATTACGAAGCATTAAATCAGGCTAATAATGGTAACTATAGCAAATTAATTTTATTGATAACTCAAGCTGTAGAGCGTACGCTTAATATTTATTTAAATGCAATGCCAGGTGCTGATGATGGCTTCATGGAAATTGCTTCTTTAGTACAAGAACCAAACTTTGGTTATGGGCAAGAATATATAAGTTTACTTGCTAGAAGAGGTAAAATTGATGCTTATAAAGAAGGTAAAAACTGGCTTACTTCTAAAGAAGCTGTATTGGAATATATGGCAAATAGAAAACGTAAAAGGTAG
- a CDS encoding M3 family oligoendopeptidase — protein MALHLLLLQFAFYLIFTTVRYDYRKEKRTYLPENLEIKWDNLEPIFQELLHREINSSEELEAWLKNRSELEAALEEDFAWRYIKMTCDTANEDLVKSFQYFATEIEPQIAPLSNQLNEKLVASPFLNQLNQEKYFIYLRGVKKALALFREENIPLQTELQVEQQKYQAITGSMSVTLNGQEYTLEQASNFLKDLNRETRKEAWESITNRRLEDKDKLEELFNKLKALRHQVALNAGFDNFRDYMFESLGRFDYNAQDCFDFHDAIEKEIVPILAEQAEERKKALQLSGLKPWDTEVDTSGKPALKPFENGKELIDKSIQCFNKLNPVLGEKLAIMKANGFFDVESRKGKAPGGYNYPLAETGAPFIFMNSAGSFRDLTTMVHEGGHAIHTFVTADLELNDFKHCPSEVAELASMSMELISMDHWDEFFTDPEELKRAKKYQLKDVLKTLPWVAVVDAFQHWIYTHPEHTTQERTQAWKEIFTRFGANFVDWTEHSDALENLWQKQLHIFEVPFYYIEYAIAQLGAIAVWKNYKENPEKGLSNYLDALKLGYTKSIKEVYKTAGIEFNFSASYVKDLASFIKDELKKLD, from the coding sequence ATGGCATTGCATCTGTTGCTTTTGCAATTTGCTTTTTATTTGATATTTACTACCGTTCGTTATGATTATAGAAAAGAAAAAAGAACCTATCTTCCTGAAAATCTAGAAATTAAATGGGATAATTTAGAACCTATTTTTCAGGAATTATTGCATAGAGAAATTAATTCTTCAGAAGAATTAGAAGCATGGCTAAAAAACAGAAGCGAACTTGAAGCCGCTCTAGAAGAAGATTTCGCTTGGCGCTACATAAAAATGACTTGCGATACTGCAAATGAAGATTTAGTTAAAAGTTTCCAATATTTTGCTACCGAAATTGAGCCACAAATAGCTCCATTAAGCAATCAATTAAATGAAAAGCTAGTAGCTTCTCCATTTCTAAATCAATTAAACCAAGAAAAATATTTTATTTATTTAAGAGGAGTAAAAAAAGCTCTAGCCCTTTTTAGAGAAGAAAATATCCCTTTACAAACAGAACTTCAGGTAGAGCAGCAAAAATATCAAGCAATTACTGGCAGCATGTCTGTTACCCTAAACGGACAAGAATATACGTTAGAACAAGCTTCAAATTTTTTAAAAGATTTAAACAGAGAAACTAGAAAAGAGGCTTGGGAAAGTATCACAAATCGTCGTTTAGAAGATAAAGACAAATTAGAGGAGCTTTTTAACAAACTAAAAGCTTTACGTCATCAAGTAGCTTTAAATGCTGGCTTTGACAACTTTAGAGATTACATGTTTGAATCTTTAGGTAGGTTTGATTATAACGCACAAGATTGTTTTGATTTTCATGATGCTATAGAAAAAGAGATTGTTCCTATTTTAGCAGAACAAGCAGAAGAAAGAAAAAAAGCGCTTCAATTATCTGGCTTAAAACCTTGGGATACAGAGGTTGATACATCGGGTAAACCCGCTCTAAAACCTTTTGAAAATGGTAAAGAATTGATTGATAAATCTATACAATGCTTTAACAAATTAAACCCTGTCTTAGGCGAAAAACTAGCTATCATGAAAGCTAATGGCTTTTTTGATGTTGAAAGTAGAAAAGGTAAAGCTCCGGGTGGTTATAATTATCCTTTAGCAGAAACTGGCGCTCCTTTCATTTTCATGAACTCGGCAGGTTCTTTTAGAGATTTAACAACTATGGTACATGAAGGCGGACATGCCATTCATACTTTCGTTACCGCAGATTTAGAATTAAATGATTTTAAACACTGCCCTTCTGAAGTAGCGGAACTAGCCTCTATGTCTATGGAATTAATCTCTATGGACCATTGGGATGAGTTTTTCACCGACCCGGAAGAATTAAAAAGAGCAAAAAAATATCAGCTTAAAGATGTTCTAAAAACGCTTCCATGGGTGGCTGTGGTTGATGCCTTCCAACACTGGATTTACACCCACCCAGAGCATACCACGCAAGAACGTACTCAAGCTTGGAAAGAAATATTTACCAGATTTGGAGCCAACTTTGTGGATTGGACAGAACATAGCGACGCATTAGAAAATCTTTGGCAAAAGCAACTCCATATATTTGAAGTTCCTTTTTATTATATAGAATATGCCATTGCCCAATTAGGAGCCATCGCTGTTTGGAAAAATTATAAAGAAAATCCAGAAAAAGGCTTAAGCAATTATTTAGATGCTTTAAAGTTAGGTTATACTAAATCTATCAAAGAAGTATATAAAACAGCCGGTATAGAATTTAATTTTAGTGCCAGCTACGTAAAAGATTTAGCATCCTTCATAAAAGATGAGCTTAAAAAACTAGATTAA
- a CDS encoding UbiA-like polyprenyltransferase has product MKKYLSLVTFSHTIFAMPFAFIGFFLAVNTTNYSFSWFKLVLMVLCMVFARNAAMAFNRYLDRDIDAKNPRTKVRDIPAGRISANNALVFTLTNCLLFIATTWFINMLCFWLSPIALLVILGYSATKRFTALCHLVLGLGLSLAPIGAYLVVTGEFALLPILFSLAVLCWVSGFDIIYALQDEEFDRGEKLHSIPSYFGKNKALWISNILHILSAIFVIAPIFIAADNFSWPYYVGLTIFISMLAYQHQLVKPNDLSRVNFAFMTTNGIASVAFAICFLFDIYYRSL; this is encoded by the coding sequence ATGAAAAAATATTTATCATTAGTAACTTTTTCGCATACCATTTTTGCGATGCCATTTGCTTTTATTGGCTTTTTTCTGGCTGTAAACACTACAAATTATTCTTTTTCGTGGTTTAAATTGGTTTTAATGGTACTATGTATGGTATTCGCAAGAAATGCTGCTATGGCATTTAACAGATACCTAGATAGAGATATAGACGCTAAAAACCCAAGAACAAAAGTACGTGACATACCTGCCGGAAGAATATCAGCTAACAATGCGCTAGTTTTTACCCTTACCAACTGCTTACTTTTTATTGCTACAACATGGTTTATTAATATGCTGTGTTTTTGGCTTTCGCCGATAGCCTTACTGGTTATTTTAGGATATAGCGCTACCAAAAGATTTACGGCCTTATGCCATTTGGTACTAGGTTTAGGTTTATCATTAGCGCCAATTGGTGCTTATTTGGTTGTAACCGGAGAATTTGCCCTTTTACCGATATTGTTTTCTTTAGCTGTTTTATGCTGGGTAAGTGGTTTTGATATTATTTATGCTTTACAAGATGAAGAGTTTGACCGAGGTGAAAAACTGCACTCTATACCCTCTTATTTTGGCAAAAATAAAGCTTTATGGATAAGCAATATTTTACACATCTTATCTGCCATATTTGTAATAGCACCAATTTTCATTGCTGCTGATAACTTTTCTTGGCCATACTATGTGGGCTTAACCATCTTCATTAGTATGCTTGCCTACCAACACCAACTGGTTAAACCCAATGATTTAAGCCGAGTAAATTTTGCTTTTATGACTACCAATGGCATTGCATCTGTTGCTTTTGCAATTTGCTTTTTATTTGATATTTACTACCGTTCGTTATGA
- the yihA gene encoding ribosome biogenesis GTP-binding protein YihA/YsxC, with amino-acid sequence MIIKSAEFTVSNTKISKLPPPILPEYAFIGRSNVGKSSLINMLLNAKGLAKTSQKPGKTQLINHFLVNKTWYVVDLPGYGYAKSSKSNRQEWAKFIRNYLEKRESLQCVFVLIDSRLEPQKIDIEFCCWLGERSIPFILLFTKADKQSNVKSQQNMAAFKKALLAFFEEIPQMILTSSEKQLGKEDVLNFIQEVNQNFIAPQFDFEEEEEQE; translated from the coding sequence ATGATTATAAAGTCGGCAGAATTTACCGTTAGTAATACCAAAATAAGCAAGTTACCACCACCAATATTGCCAGAATATGCTTTTATAGGCCGTTCTAACGTGGGTAAATCATCTCTTATCAATATGCTTTTGAATGCCAAAGGCTTAGCTAAAACATCGCAAAAACCCGGTAAAACACAATTAATAAATCATTTTTTAGTTAACAAAACTTGGTACGTAGTAGATTTACCTGGCTATGGCTATGCTAAAAGCTCTAAAAGTAACCGACAAGAGTGGGCAAAATTTATCAGAAACTACTTAGAAAAAAGGGAAAGTTTACAATGTGTATTTGTTTTGATAGATAGCAGACTTGAACCTCAGAAAATTGATATAGAATTTTGCTGCTGGCTAGGAGAAAGAAGCATTCCTTTTATATTGCTTTTTACAAAAGCTGATAAACAGTCGAACGTTAAATCACAACAAAATATGGCAGCATTTAAAAAAGCGCTGCTTGCCTTTTTTGAGGAAATACCACAAATGATTTTAACCTCATCAGAAAAACAATTAGGAAAAGAAGATGTATTAAACTTCATCCAAGAAGTTAATCAAAATTTTATTGCACCACAATTTGATTTTGAAGAAGAAGAAGAACAGGAATAA
- the ubiE gene encoding bifunctional demethylmenaquinone methyltransferase/2-methoxy-6-polyprenyl-1,4-benzoquinol methylase UbiE — translation MAENVTPYKNQQATKKEQVATMFNNISKTYDFLNHFLSLGIDIIWRKKAIKELLKDKPQYILDVATGTGDFAFEALDILKPKKIIGVDISQGMLNIADEKIIKRSKSEVFEVRLGDSEKLLFDDDTFDAVTVAYGVRNFENLEKGVADMLRVLKPGGKAVILEFSKPKAFPIKQLYSFYFHYITPTIGKIFSKDASAYSYLPESVEAFPDGSRFTDLMEKVGYKNTKCRPLAFGICSIYTGVK, via the coding sequence ATGGCAGAAAACGTTACCCCTTATAAAAATCAGCAGGCTACAAAAAAAGAGCAAGTAGCTACCATGTTTAATAATATCTCTAAGACTTATGATTTTCTAAATCATTTTTTGTCTTTAGGTATAGATATTATTTGGAGAAAAAAAGCAATAAAAGAGCTTTTGAAAGATAAACCACAATATATTTTAGATGTTGCTACGGGCACTGGCGATTTTGCTTTTGAGGCTTTGGATATTTTAAAACCCAAGAAAATTATTGGTGTAGATATTTCTCAAGGCATGTTAAATATTGCTGATGAAAAAATCATCAAAAGAAGTAAAAGCGAAGTTTTTGAGGTAAGACTTGGAGATTCTGAAAAGCTATTATTTGATGATGATACTTTTGATGCAGTAACTGTTGCATACGGTGTAAGAAATTTTGAAAACTTGGAAAAAGGTGTAGCTGATATGTTAAGGGTTTTAAAACCTGGAGGCAAAGCGGTTATTCTAGAGTTTTCTAAGCCCAAAGCATTTCCTATAAAGCAATTATATAGTTTCTATTTCCATTATATTACCCCAACAATTGGTAAGATTTTCTCTAAAGATGCTAGTGCTTATAGTTATTTACCAGAGTCTGTAGAAGCTTTTCCGGATGGAAGTAGGTTTACAGATTTGATGGAAAAAGTTGGGTACAAAAATACCAAATGTCGTCCTTTGGCGTTTGGCATTTGTTCTATATATACAGGAGTTAAATGA
- the porT gene encoding type IX secretion/gliding motility protein PorT/SprT — translation MIKSLSVLLSLIFLAIGVQAQGNWGGGVDDEPLHFGFTFQYIGSEYKIQKGLNWRDDIIEIDAAAGRPPIREQVKSISSTLNPGFGIGLLANLYVTKHLDLRFTPTLIFADRVIDYEFESGNSYEQETVKSPEGFTRRAVSSTMIDFPLLLKLKSERKGNFRAYLIGGLKYGFDIGAKKNADDADNTYFNKLLKNQQGIFSYEAGLGFDLYFEFFKLSPEIKIANSVNSVLRRGEDPYSTPLDKLFLRNFIFSLYFE, via the coding sequence ATGATAAAAAGTTTATCGGTTCTATTATCGCTTATTTTTCTTGCAATTGGTGTACAAGCGCAAGGTAATTGGGGCGGTGGTGTAGACGATGAACCCTTACACTTTGGTTTTACTTTTCAATATATAGGTTCGGAATATAAAATTCAAAAAGGCTTAAACTGGCGAGACGATATTATTGAAATAGATGCAGCAGCAGGCAGACCACCAATTAGAGAGCAAGTAAAAAGCATCAGTTCAACACTAAATCCTGGTTTCGGAATTGGCTTATTGGCCAATTTATATGTAACCAAACATCTGGATTTAAGATTTACACCTACCCTAATTTTTGCAGATAGAGTTATAGATTACGAGTTTGAGAGTGGTAATTCTTACGAACAAGAAACGGTAAAATCTCCGGAAGGGTTTACAAGAAGGGCCGTATCGTCTACCATGATAGATTTTCCTTTATTACTTAAATTAAAATCAGAAAGGAAGGGTAATTTTAGGGCTTATCTTATAGGAGGCTTAAAATATGGTTTTGATATTGGCGCAAAGAAAAATGCTGACGATGCAGATAATACCTATTTTAATAAATTATTAAAGAACCAACAAGGTATATTTTCTTATGAAGCTGGTTTAGGCTTTGATTTGTATTTCGAATTTTTTAAGCTTTCTCCAGAAATAAAAATTGCTAATTCTGTAAATAGTGTTTTAAGAAGAGGGGAAGACCCATATTCTACTCCATTAGATAAACTTTTTCTAAGAAACTTTATTTTTAGTTTATATTTCGAGTAA
- a CDS encoding SDR family oxidoreductase: protein MSKIVLITGATSGIGEACAKAFALLNYKIIITGRRKDKLENLKQNLERDFSIEVIALNFDVRDCKAVTQNLHDLPNDWRHIDVLINNAGLSQGLDPIHEGSLTDWETMIDTNIKGLLYVSKIVSSWMISRKSGHIINIGSIAGKEVYANGNVYCATKHAVDALNKAMRIDLLPHGIKVSAIHPGAVETEFSVVRFHGDQEKAAKVYEGYEPLLASDIAETIVFIATRPAHVNINDLVIMPTSQASTSHHLKNI from the coding sequence ATGTCTAAAATTGTATTGATAACAGGTGCTACATCAGGTATTGGTGAGGCATGTGCAAAAGCTTTTGCACTGCTTAATTATAAAATCATCATCACAGGAAGGAGAAAAGATAAACTTGAAAATCTCAAACAAAATCTAGAGCGAGATTTTAGTATAGAAGTTATCGCCTTGAATTTTGATGTTAGAGATTGCAAAGCCGTTACCCAAAATTTACATGATTTACCTAACGATTGGCGCCATATTGATGTTTTGATTAATAATGCAGGCTTGAGCCAGGGTTTAGACCCTATACATGAAGGGAGTTTAACAGATTGGGAAACCATGATAGACACCAATATAAAAGGACTGTTATATGTTTCTAAAATAGTTTCTTCATGGATGATTAGTAGAAAATCTGGCCATATCATAAACATAGGCTCTATTGCCGGAAAAGAAGTTTATGCCAATGGAAATGTTTACTGTGCTACTAAACACGCTGTAGATGCACTTAATAAAGCTATGCGAATTGATTTATTGCCACATGGAATAAAAGTGAGTGCCATACATCCTGGTGCTGTTGAAACAGAGTTTTCTGTAGTAAGATTTCATGGCGACCAAGAAAAAGCAGCTAAAGTTTATGAAGGTTATGAACCTTTATTAGCATCAGACATTGCAGAAACTATAGTTTTTATAGCCACAAGACCAGCGCATGTTAATATAAATGATTTGGTGATTATGCCAACTTCGCAAGCAAGTACTAGTCATCATCTAAAAAATATTTAA
- a CDS encoding GatB/YqeY domain-containing protein, whose amino-acid sequence MSLETTINQDIKAAMLAKNEAQLRALRAVKSALLLAKTEKGASTEITEEAEIKVLQKLVKQRKESADIYKSQNRADLYQIEAEEIEVIEHYLPKQLSAEELNAYLKQLMDKLNVTSVKEMGKIMGIASKELSGKADGKAISESIKSLLS is encoded by the coding sequence ATGTCTTTAGAAACTACTATCAATCAAGATATTAAAGCTGCTATGTTGGCTAAAAATGAAGCTCAATTAAGAGCTTTAAGAGCAGTGAAATCGGCTCTATTACTAGCGAAAACAGAAAAAGGTGCTTCAACAGAAATAACTGAAGAAGCAGAAATAAAGGTTCTTCAAAAGTTGGTAAAGCAAAGAAAAGAATCGGCAGATATTTATAAAAGTCAAAATAGAGCAGATTTATATCAGATAGAAGCAGAAGAAATTGAAGTTATTGAGCATTACTTGCCAAAGCAACTCTCCGCAGAAGAATTAAACGCTTATTTAAAGCAATTAATGGATAAATTAAATGTAACTTCTGTTAAAGAAATGGGTAAAATAATGGGTATTGCAAGTAAAGAACTTTCTGGTAAAGCAGATGGAAAGGCAATATCAGAAAGTATAAAAAGCTTGTTATCTTAA
- a CDS encoding alpha/beta fold hydrolase produces the protein MEFTIKEENGFKYIEEGEGEVLLLLHGLMGALSNWEEVILEFKDRYRVVIPMLPIYDLPLLTTGVKSLAKFVHKFVKFKKFQNVIVLGNSLGGHVGLVFVTSHPEFVRSLVLTGSSGLYENSFGGSFPKRENYDFIKEKVEFTFYDPATATKELVDEVFETVNDRYKVIRILAMAKSAIRHNMSKDLHKIKLPVSLIWGRNDRITPPEVAEEFNNLLPNSDLYWIDKCGHAPMMEQPAEFNQILNKVLEKIENQ, from the coding sequence ATGGAGTTTACAATTAAAGAGGAAAACGGTTTCAAATATATAGAAGAAGGTGAAGGTGAGGTTTTGTTGTTGCTCCATGGTTTAATGGGTGCTTTAAGTAACTGGGAAGAAGTTATACTCGAATTTAAAGATCGTTATCGGGTAGTTATTCCAATGCTACCTATTTATGATTTACCTCTGTTAACAACTGGTGTAAAAAGTCTGGCTAAATTTGTTCATAAATTTGTGAAGTTTAAGAAGTTCCAAAATGTAATTGTTTTAGGAAATTCTTTGGGCGGGCATGTTGGTTTAGTTTTTGTTACTTCACACCCAGAATTTGTGAGATCATTGGTTTTAACCGGAAGTTCTGGCTTGTATGAAAACTCTTTTGGTGGGTCTTTCCCTAAAAGAGAGAATTACGATTTTATAAAAGAAAAGGTAGAGTTTACTTTTTATGATCCTGCTACAGCAACCAAAGAATTGGTTGATGAAGTTTTTGAAACGGTAAATGATAGGTATAAAGTAATCAGAATTTTAGCCATGGCTAAATCGGCAATTAGACACAATATGTCTAAAGATTTGCATAAGATAAAACTTCCTGTTTCTTTAATTTGGGGCAGAAACGATAGAATTACACCACCAGAAGTGGCAGAAGAGTTTAATAATTTATTGCCAAATTCTGATTTATATTGGATAGATAAATGCGGGCATGCACCCATGATGGAACAGCCAGCAGAGTTTAATCAAATTTTAAATAAAGTTTTAGAAAAGATAGAGAATCAATGA
- a CDS encoding CBS domain-containing protein, protein MIAAQLISDAIPSIKTSDTIQKVEDRMAEFRLNHLPIVNETQFLGLISDEDIIEIPDYDTTVANVNLSLINPFVYEDQHIYEVIKLFYEQKLTAVPVLDSSMNYLGLISINTLTEYFAKITSVTDPGGIIVLEISNRNNSLSHIAQIVESNNAQILSSYVDTVDNSTKLEITIKVNKTDISQIVASFLRYDYTIKATFNHLQRDNDSKNRFDSLMNYLSFD, encoded by the coding sequence ATGATTGCAGCTCAACTCATATCAGATGCGATACCATCCATCAAAACCTCTGATACCATTCAGAAAGTTGAGGATCGCATGGCTGAGTTTAGGCTAAATCATTTGCCCATTGTAAATGAAACTCAATTTTTGGGTTTAATTTCTGATGAAGATATCATTGAAATTCCTGATTACGATACCACAGTAGCAAACGTGAATTTATCTTTAATAAATCCATTTGTTTATGAAGACCAACATATTTACGAAGTTATCAAACTGTTTTACGAGCAAAAATTAACAGCAGTACCGGTTCTGGATAGCAGCATGAATTATCTGGGTTTAATATCTATTAATACTTTAACAGAATATTTTGCTAAAATAACTTCTGTAACAGACCCCGGAGGTATAATAGTGCTAGAAATTAGTAACAGGAATAATTCTTTGTCTCATATAGCACAAATTGTTGAGTCTAATAATGCGCAAATTCTAAGTTCTTATGTAGATACAGTTGATAATTCTACAAAACTAGAAATTACTATTAAAGTAAATAAAACAGATATCAGCCAAATCGTTGCCTCTTTTTTAAGATACGATTACACTATAAAAGCTACCTTTAACCATTTACAACGCGATAATGATTCTAAAAATCGTTTTGATTCTTTGATGAATTATCTGAGCTTTGATTAA
- a CDS encoding NAD kinase, producing MPKQFGTFKTHLDIKDKVDVMISLGGDGTMLDTVTFVRDSGIPMVGINFGRLGFLASVSKEGIKSAIEGLINHKFTLDVRRLLKVESNQNLFKDLNFALNDLTIHKRDNSAMMLIHCYQDGEFLNSYWADGLIVATPTGSTAYSLSCGGPIVFPRSGNMVITPISPHNLNVRPVVLSDAHTLTFEIEGRSSKYLVTCDSRTEIVDSSIRLSVKRADFDINLVRLNNETYLSTLRNKLLWGIDTRNY from the coding sequence CTGCCAAAGCAGTTTGGCACTTTTAAAACTCATTTAGACATCAAAGATAAGGTAGATGTAATGATAAGCCTTGGCGGCGATGGAACCATGCTTGATACCGTAACTTTTGTTAGAGACTCTGGCATCCCAATGGTGGGTATCAATTTTGGAAGATTGGGCTTTCTGGCAAGTGTAAGTAAAGAAGGCATTAAATCAGCTATAGAAGGCCTTATTAATCATAAATTTACTTTAGACGTAAGGCGTTTGCTAAAGGTAGAATCAAACCAAAACCTTTTCAAAGACCTTAATTTTGCACTTAACGATTTAACCATACATAAAAGAGATAATTCTGCCATGATGCTTATTCATTGCTATCAAGATGGTGAATTTTTAAACTCTTATTGGGCAGATGGTTTAATTGTTGCAACCCCAACAGGCTCAACAGCTTACTCTTTAAGTTGTGGTGGTCCTATTGTGTTTCCACGTTCAGGTAATATGGTGATAACGCCAATTTCTCCTCATAATCTTAACGTAAGACCGGTTGTTTTATCTGATGCTCATACTTTAACTTTTGAAATAGAAGGTAGAAGCTCTAAGTATCTGGTTACTTGCGATTCTAGAACAGAAATTGTAGACTCATCTATAAGGTTAAGTGTTAAAAGAGCAGATTTTGATATCAACCTAGTTAGACTAAACAATGAAACCTATTTATCTACGTTAAGAAACAAATTACTTTGGGGTATAGATACCAGAAATTATTAA
- a CDS encoding DUF6089 family protein, producing the protein MFFRVLPSFSQTWELGISAGGMGYQGDLNQHKFYKFNNIAFGGSVKRNFDGFWSLKLSVLNGKVNANDADSDFAQERERNLNFYSGVTEGSLLVEFNFFDYGLNFGQSRITPLYLQVYLFLVSTLKQNIGEKLTN; encoded by the coding sequence TTGTTTTTTAGGGTCTTACCAAGCTTTTCTCAAACTTGGGAGTTAGGTATTAGCGCCGGAGGTATGGGATATCAAGGAGATTTAAATCAACATAAGTTTTATAAGTTTAACAATATAGCTTTTGGGGGTTCTGTAAAAAGAAATTTCGATGGTTTTTGGTCGTTAAAATTATCCGTTTTAAACGGAAAAGTAAATGCTAACGATGCCGATTCTGATTTTGCACAAGAAAGAGAAAGAAATCTTAATTTTTATTCTGGTGTAACCGAGGGGAGTTTATTAGTAGAATTTAACTTTTTTGATTACGGTTTAAACTTTGGTCAGTCTAGAATTACTCCTTTATATTTACAGGTTTATCTGTTTTTGGTTTCAACCCTAAAACAGAATATAGGGGAGAAACTTACGAATTAA